GGCCGGAGGGCCAGATCGTCTGCGTCGGCCCCGACGAGCAGCCGCCGGGCACCGAGGCCGAGGGCTGGAAGCAGGACACCGACGTCCTCGACACCTGGTTCTCGTCCGGCCTGTGGCCGTTCTCCACGCTCGGCTGGCCGGAGCAGACCCCCGACCTCGCGAAGTTCTACTCGACCGACGTCCTGCTCACCGGCCACGACATCATCTTCTTCTGGGTCGCCCGGATGATGATGTTCGGCCTGTACGCGATGGACGGCGAGGTCCCGTTCAAGACGATCGCCCTCACCGGTCTCGTCCGCGACGAGCGCGGCAAGAAGATGTCGAAGTCCTTCGGCAACGTGGTCGACCCGCTCGACTGGATGGACTCTTACGGCTCCGACGCCGTCCGCTTCACCCTCGCCCGCGGCGCCAACCCCGGCACCGACGTGCCGATCGGCGAGGACTGGGTCCAGGCGTCCCGGAACTTCGCCAACAAGATCTGGAACGCCACGCGGTTCGCGCTGATGAACGGTGCGACGGTCGAGGGCCCGCTCCCGGAGCCGGAGAAGCTGTCGGCGACCGACCGCTGGATCCTGTCCCGGCTCAACAAGACCGTCGCCGAAGTCGACGCGCTCTACGACGACTTCCAGTTCGCCAAGTTGTCCGACGCCCTCTACCACTACGCGTGGGACGAGGTCTTCGACTGGTACGTCGAGCTGTCCAAGACGACGTTCATGGCGGGCGGCGAGCCGGCGAAGGTGTCCGGGCGTGTCCTGGGCGAGGTCCTCGACGTGACGCTGCGCCTGCTCCACCCGATCGTCCCGTTCGTCACCGAGACGCTCTGGACCACCCTCACGGGTGGCGAGTCCGTCGTCATCGCGGACTGGCCGAAGGACAGTGGCTTCCGTGACGACGCCGCCGAGCGCGAGATCGAGGCGCTGCAGCAGGTCATCACGGAGGTTCGCCGCTTCCGTGCCGACCAGGGGCTGCAGCCCGGCCAGCGGGTGCCGGCCCGGCTGGCCCTCGACGGGACCGCGCTGGCCCCGCACGAGGCGGCCATCCGCCAGCTGCTGCGACTCCAGCCGGAGGGCGAGGGGTTCGCGGCCACCGCCACGCTGCCGGTCGCGGGGGCGAGCGTCGCGCTGGACCTCTCCGGCACGATCGATGTCGCCGCGGAGCGGAAGCGGCTGGCGAAGGACCTTGCCGCTGCCGAGAAGGAGAAGGCCCAGGCGAACGCCAAGCTCGGGAACGAGGCGTTTCTCGCGAAGGCTCCGGATCAGGTCGTGGACAAGATCCGCGGGCGCCTTGCGAAGGCGGACGAGGACATCGCCCGGATCCAGCGGCAGCTGGAGCAGTTGCCTCCGGCGTAGCGGCCGTACGTGAGTGAAGGCGCCCGGGACCGTGCAGGTCCCGGGCGCCTTCGGTTTTCGCCCCGCCCCCGCCTGAAGCCCCTCCGCCCGCGCCTGTCGGTCCGGCTCCGTAGACTGTCCCCGTGAGTGAGCTCCCCCCGGACGACAGCGACCCCATCGGTGACCCCTTCGACGAGATCGTCGCGAACGAGACCGAGCGTGATCCCGATCTCGCGGTGATCGAGGCCGGCAGCCGTACCCTGCGGACGCAGGGCGGTGTGCCGCAGGGCGATGTGCCCGCCCGGCCCGCCGACCCCGAGGTCGACAAGGCCCTGCGCGCGGTGGAGGCGGAGCTGGCCGGGCGCTGGGGTGAGACCAAGCTGGAGCCCTCCGTCAGCCGGATCTCGGCGCTGATGGACGTGCTGGGCGAGCCCCAGCGGGCGTACCCGTCGATCCACATCACGGGGACGAACGGCAAGACGTCCACGGCCCGCATGATCGAGTCGCTGCTGCGCGCCTTCGAGCTGCGCACCGGGCGGTACACCAGCCCGCACGTGCAGTCGATCACCGAGCGCATCAGCCTGGACGGGGAGCCGATCCCGGCCGAGCGGTTCATCGAGACGTACGAGGACATCAAGCCGTACGTCGAGATGGTCGACGCCAAGGAGGAGTACCGGCTCTCCTTCTTCGAGGTGCTCACGGGCATGGCGTACGCGGCCTTCGCGGACGCGCCCGTCGACGTGGCCGTCGTCGAGGTGGGGATGGGCGGCAGTTGGGACGCCACCAACGTCATCGACGCCGATGTCGCCGTCGTGACGCCCATCGATCTCGACCACACCGACCGGCTCGGCGAGACGCACGGCGAGATCGCCACGGAGAAGTCCGGCATCATCAAGCAGGACGCGACCGTGATCCTGGCCCAGCAGCCGGTCGACGCGGCCCAGGTGCTGCTGAAGAAGGCCGTCGAGGTCGACGCCACCGTGGCCCGGGAAGGGCTGGAGTTCGGCGTCGTCGCCCGGCAGGTCGCCGTCGGCGGGCAGCTGATGACGCTGCGCGGCCTCGGCGGGGAGTACGAAGAGGTCTACCTCCCGCTGCACGGCCCCTACCAGGCGCACAACGCAGCCGTGGCGCTCGCCGCCGTGGAGGCGTTCTTCGGGGTCGGTGCCGCGCGCGCCGAGCGCCTCGACATCGACACCGTCCGCAAGGCGTTCGCCGCGGTCTCCTCGCCGGGCCGCCTGGAGGTCGTCCGCCGCTCGCCGACCGTCGTGCTGGACGCGGCGCACAACCCGGCGGGCGCCCGCGCCACCGCCGAGGCCGTCGGCGAGGCCTTCGACTTCAGCAGGCTCATCGGCGTGGTCGGGGCCAGCGGCGACAAGAACGTACGGGGGCTGCTCGAAGCCTTCGAGCCGATCCTCGCCGAGGTCGTGATCACCCAGAACTCCAGCCACCGCGCGATGGACGTGGACGAGCTGGCCGGGATCGCCGTCGAGATCTTCGGCGACGACCGGGTGCAGGTCGAGCCGCGTCTCGACGACGCCCTGGAGGCCGCGATCACGCTCGCCGAGGAAGAGGGCGAGTTCGCGGGCGGCGGCGTCCTGGT
Above is a genomic segment from Streptomyces sp. R21 containing:
- a CDS encoding folylpolyglutamate synthase/dihydrofolate synthase family protein — encoded protein: MSELPPDDSDPIGDPFDEIVANETERDPDLAVIEAGSRTLRTQGGVPQGDVPARPADPEVDKALRAVEAELAGRWGETKLEPSVSRISALMDVLGEPQRAYPSIHITGTNGKTSTARMIESLLRAFELRTGRYTSPHVQSITERISLDGEPIPAERFIETYEDIKPYVEMVDAKEEYRLSFFEVLTGMAYAAFADAPVDVAVVEVGMGGSWDATNVIDADVAVVTPIDLDHTDRLGETHGEIATEKSGIIKQDATVILAQQPVDAAQVLLKKAVEVDATVAREGLEFGVVARQVAVGGQLMTLRGLGGEYEEVYLPLHGPYQAHNAAVALAAVEAFFGVGAARAERLDIDTVRKAFAAVSSPGRLEVVRRSPTVVLDAAHNPAGARATAEAVGEAFDFSRLIGVVGASGDKNVRGLLEAFEPILAEVVITQNSSHRAMDVDELAGIAVEIFGDDRVQVEPRLDDALEAAITLAEEEGEFAGGGVLVTGSVITVGEARLLLGRG
- a CDS encoding valine--tRNA ligase gives rise to the protein MTDNAQQQPPASTPELPTQYAPAEVEGKLYERWVERGYFAADAKSEKPPYTIVIPPPNVTGSLHLGHAFQHTLMDALTRRKRMQGYEALWLPGMDHAGIATQNKVEQQLAEEGKSRHDLGREEFVERVWQWKEEYGGKILGQMRRLGDGVDWDRERFTMDEGLSKAVQTIFKRLYDDELIYRAERIINWCPRCLTAISDIEVEYQEDDGELVSIKYGEGDETLVVATTRAETMLGDTAVAVHPDDERYKHLVGKRIKLPLTDRTIPVVADTHVDPEFGTGAVKVTPAHDPNDFAIGQRHGLESITVMDERAVITVHGPFQGLDRFEARSAIVAALRSQSRIVAEKRPYVHSVGHCSRCKTTVEPRLSMQWWVKVAPLAKEAGDAVRDGRVKIHPEDMSKRYFDWVDNMHDWCISRQLWWGHRIPVWYGPEGQIVCVGPDEQPPGTEAEGWKQDTDVLDTWFSSGLWPFSTLGWPEQTPDLAKFYSTDVLLTGHDIIFFWVARMMMFGLYAMDGEVPFKTIALTGLVRDERGKKMSKSFGNVVDPLDWMDSYGSDAVRFTLARGANPGTDVPIGEDWVQASRNFANKIWNATRFALMNGATVEGPLPEPEKLSATDRWILSRLNKTVAEVDALYDDFQFAKLSDALYHYAWDEVFDWYVELSKTTFMAGGEPAKVSGRVLGEVLDVTLRLLHPIVPFVTETLWTTLTGGESVVIADWPKDSGFRDDAAEREIEALQQVITEVRRFRADQGLQPGQRVPARLALDGTALAPHEAAIRQLLRLQPEGEGFAATATLPVAGASVALDLSGTIDVAAERKRLAKDLAAAEKEKAQANAKLGNEAFLAKAPDQVVDKIRGRLAKADEDIARIQRQLEQLPPA